Within the Rosa rugosa chromosome 2, drRosRugo1.1, whole genome shotgun sequence genome, the region CATTATTAATTCCGAATCCGATAAACATGCTACCAATGTCAAGCTGGAAAACTCATCCCCACCCAAGAAGATCCAGCTCAATGTGAAGACCCCCACGTCCAAAATGCATGTCCCCATAGAAATGGACCCAAATGACACCGTGACCAAGTTGAGGGAGAAGATTCAAGGCTTGGAGCCGGTTCCCCTTAGCCGTTTGGTGCTGCATTACACCGGTAACGAACTACACGATCATCGATCTTTGCGTGAATGTGAGATTTCCGACAATGCAGAGATCGAGGTGAGCTTGAGACCGTCCCCAACAGCTGTTTCAGCTGGTGGGGCAATGGCGGTGTCCCCCGGGTCAAAGAATAAGTTGAAGCTGATGGTGCTGCCCAAATGCGGGACTAAAAAGATTCCAGTGGAGGTTAACGCATCGGATAATGTAGGGGAGCTGAGAAAGGAGTTGCAAAAGTTACACCAGAGGCTACATTTTCATCTGCCTCAAGAGAGCTACTTCTTCATCTATAAGCAGAATGTGATGGACGATGACAAGTCGTTTAGGTGGCACCATGTTTGCCAGGGTGATACTATTGAAATTTTCAATGGGAGCGTTACCGGTGGTTCCTAGAAGCCTAGAATTTAACATATTTTCCTTGTCCCTGAATTTTCCTTGTATACAAGTTGGCACCATGAAATTCTATGATTGGGAATAATTAAGACCATAGTCTAGACTCTAGATGTTAATTATGTATTGCCCAGTGTTTCAAATGCGTGGGGTAAGGCTTTTTGTCTAAGCCTTAAGCCTCAAATGCCTTGGGGCGCTTTTGAGGTGTTGAGGTGAAAACTTTTTGCATATTACCTTTTAAACCTTATCTTTTAAAGAGTTAGTGTCCTACATTGATAGAGTTCTACAAGGATGTTTACACTTACTTTGAAGCACATATATGTTTATCtataataaatataaaacttattttgattttcatttaaaagaaagaaaggaagaaaatgTCTTTTATAGGTAGCCTCAAGACGTTTTGGTGAAGCCTCGCACGCTTCACGCCTAAGGCATGCCTCAAGACGCGCTATTTTAAACAATGGTATTGCCATTTGCTACATTTATTCATAATTTGCTAAAGTCTCACTTGAACAGATTTTAAATACATGACTAATCAAGGTTTATTCATGCTTCATATATCACCTGAAACTGACACAACATTctcatatatttttcttctaatcAGAGTTTGCTCAAACAGAAACACCAGGCAGATAAAATGATGCAGGAGATGTGGGtccaaaatttggtgaattgaTGCGATTAGTAGGCTAATGAACAGAATTCTTGTTTGCTTCCATTGCCATTGTAAAAGAACTGATACTGTGGGT harbors:
- the LOC133729848 gene encoding ubiquitin-NEDD8-like protein RUB2 — encoded protein: MDVTFEPQRGRPSFTIEIGYFDSVLEIKEKVQKYQGIPVSQQTLVFNGQVLHDERDVAYCEILDQSKIQLIINSESDKHATNVKLENSSPPKKIQLNVKTPTSKMHVPIEMDPNDTVTKLREKIQGLEPVPLSRLVLHYTGNELHDHRSLRECEISDNAEIEVSLRPSPTAVSAGGAMAVSPGSKNKLKLMVLPKCGTKKIPVEVNASDNVGELRKELQKLHQRLHFHLPQESYFFIYKQNVMDDDKSFRWHHVCQGDTIEIFNGSVTGGS